CAGCGGCACTCGGGACGGCGTTCCGTGCGGACAGTTGCTGCGAAATGATAGGAAACACGGATggacaataaatatttatgttgcaGCTGACCATAAAACATATCAATTAGGCATAAAAAGCTAACCCCCGAGCAACCTCAGGTCGTAAAAAAGGAAATAGCTGGGCTGACCTCCAATCAATAAAGCATAAAACTGTCGGTTCACGTGGGCTACACCGGCTTGGAACATGAGGCGTATGCATTACATTCAGACAGCTTTGTTATATTCAGAAGACCAACTATAAAAAACGACGTCCGACGGCTGGAAAGAGCTTCAGTTCTCTATtctgttttttaaatgtgtaaattaagAAAGTAGGAAAGACCAAAATATAAGTCCATCATTTGTCCTTCCAATGAAATTATTCATTTATACTGATGCACTTCTAGTAGAGCTTTAGTTGGCTTTAAGTGAAAAGTTGCCCAAACAGCCTTAAAACTGAGTCTCAATCACATCAAGTCAAAATTTCAAGTCCCAAATCGagtctgatttgattgacaaTCCAAATACCCCTTGAGTTGCCACGAACGAGGGTCTCGAGAACTTGCAACAGTCTGCGGGGAATTCTCGTTGGACGGCACTCCGGTTGCCTCGAGTTCACTCTGTCAAACCAATTTGGCGAACATTTAttgaacttggccaaaagcctCTCGGGATGGCGAGCTCTTGGCTGGGCAAACACTTGCTCGAGATGCACTTGCAGAGCATTGAGATTGGCCGAAGAAGTGCCAGAGAACTACTTCCGATTTCGGCATCGGTCAATAAGGACAACATCACGTACACGTTTACCCAAAGCAAGAAGGATAGAAGGAGCAACCAGGCAGGAGCACTGTTGGCTTGGGATGCTGCGATTAATTGACCCGATTCATTGCGAGTGAGTGCCCGGCTCGGCTCGGCTTACAATTAATTACAGACAAGGCTGAAACTGAAACCAAAgagtgtatgtatatacatatatactacatacatatatctgccACAGGGCGCCCCGCGACGCGTGCCCAGGTTCACTGTCAAAATTAATTaccagatgctgctgctgctgctgctgctactgctttttattaaataaaatgctcaAAATGTGCGCTCAAAAAGGCGAAGGAAACCATCATCAGAAGCGGAGCACTCTTCACTCTGGCAGAAAATGGCAGCCGGAAAAGGGGAGGCAGCCACCGCAGGGGGGAGCGCGAATTCGCAAGGCTGTTCAAGGGAAAGTGGGTGGCTTGGGTGGCTTGGAAGGGTCGCAGTGTGCATCATGCAGATTGTGAAGTGTTGATTTAAAGTGTTGCTGGCAGGCTGGAAGTTTgttttggaaattaaattaacagTTTTCCCCCAGCGTTTGGTTTTCGATTTTAGATGGCAACAAGCCAAGGCTTTAATCAAACGCAACTTAAGCACCTGGAGTTATCCCCTTGGGATTCTTTCCTTCACAGAGAAGAAAATGCGAATCAATCTTTTTTGGAGCTCTTTTACTGCACTAAAACAGAAAGAACCCTAAATTTGAGAAATTTGGCTATAGTcgaattatataaattttaaaatgtaactCAATAAGTAATTTAtatttctgttgtttttgcaTCATCAGAAGAATCAGTGGGCCTGATCTAAACCCACATTATTTCTTTGGTTCCAGACATCTGCACTTTTATACGGACGGACACGACTTGATCGACTTTGCTTATCCAAAATAAAAGATTGAAAACGCTTTCAGCTCAATTGAATATGATTTTCATGCGCTTTTACCATACTGGTTCCATTTGCATTCTACATACCTCAAACGCTCCCGTTCCTGctcatcctcgtcctccaTGATGTCCACGTTGCCCGTGGAGTTGGCGCTTAGAAGAGCCGACAATGTGGATGCTGCCGAGGAGGCTGTTGTAGTGGCTGCACCCATTGATGTTACTGGAAGgggtgcagcagcagcacccaTGCCACAGACACCTGCGGCCATAAAACCGTTATCGGTCAGAGCGGCTGCCCCTCTGCCGGCTCCGCTGACAAGCATTGGTGCTCCAGCCGTGGGTGCTGGTCCTGATCCGCCTTTAATTCCAGCTGACAGCTGTGGGCTTGTTGCTGCGGCTGTGTAGGTCAACAAAGGACTTGCGGCGGTGCCTGTTGCTGGTGACCCCGAATGGGGTGGCGGCAATAAATCATGTCTGCCGGATAAGTCTGGCGATCCCGTTCCGCAGTCCATCAGTGCGTTGATCTCTTGTGGCAATGGCTTCGCCACGAACTTGGCCCGCCGCACAGCTGcaattgttaaaaaatatttaaataatttaatattcataataCGTAATGTATGCATTATACAACGAATACGCAGTTGAAAAGGTTAAACGAGAACTAAAACAGACCTTGGTAAAATTGTATTtcaataacaaaattaaacgaaacacacacacacagcccaaaaataaaaaaagttgCCGCACAAATTGGCAAAACAACTTCCGGCAACTGCCACACACGGTTAGATTATCCCGTTAGCCCGTTAGTTCCCCcggaagtggcagtggcagcagcggGAAAAGCCGGAAAAGTTGTGCATTTAGCCTCGTCACTCGAGTAGTGGGGGAAACACTGGGCCACACTGTGAAAATTATTTGCTTTGCATTTTCAAAGTTCGCCCAACAATGCAACAATGTGGCGGAACgcttcggattcggattcggatccGGATCCGGATTCACATTGCCATGCCCGTGCCCCCGACTTGTGGACCAAAAGTTTGGCGTTAGCTTTCATTAGCGGCTGCCAGTGGCAGAGTCATCGCGATGTCAGGGGGCACTGCAACATCTGGCGCTCCACACAGTGGGCAATTGCCGAGGTCGGGGGCGCTACATTCCCTCCACTATTCACCGCTGTGGTAAATTATTCAGCGCACTTTGTTGCAGCGTTGTGAAATAAGGGCATTACAGCTATTAGGGGTTAAGCTATTCATTTCTATTTGCTTTAATGGGTCAAACTTTAAAATCGAAATAGGATAGTAGTTCCTtctatatacaaatatttcggACACTAAGTAGTGAATAACTTTCCTGGTCCTTGGAGACGTAAAAAAGaactaaatttattaatttggtAGATTTAAGTTCCTGCAAGTTcctttataaattttttttatataaaactaTATCAGGATACTGTTCCCACTGTGCTGACATTAAAGTTTCTTTGGAAAAGGGGAAGGAAGCTACCATCTTTCAGTTTAGTGCTGTCAGCAGGACACCAGAAGTCCGCGGTGCAGCCCGGAGTGAACCCTTCTGCTCCGGACATGgccaatttgaaaatatttacttaaacttggacaccacacacacatgtacTGGCTTTTAGAGCGAGTAGCAAAGAAAGACATTCATTAGAGTGCAGgactgtatatatatatagcactATATATCCGGACGCGCAGGAAAGTCACTTTGGACCTGCGGTCAGTGGTGTGGCAGCAACTTTAGCAGTGCTTTAATGGTGCGGTTGGCCGCGGACTCGGACTCCGGGGAGTGGGATCCCCTATTCCAGTGTCGTGTCCCAGTACCACTGGCAGACAATTAACATGCATGGGGAATCAATGGCGggggcgatggcgatggcgatggcgatgtcTTCCGTTCGGAGACAAATGACCGGTTCTCACGCTAGATTTTGCTGCGAAATTAAGCGGAATCCTTTGACAAAACGAGTCACGTGCCGTCGCCTCAATGACAAAGAGCTGTTAACTTTAATGAGTTTTGCATGCGTTGCACAAGCTGAGAGCTCAACGCAACCGGCGGGACTGTCATCTTTATGCCAACTCATCATTATCGTCAATAAAACTGTCGCACATGTCGAAAGTTGCCTCAAGTGCATGTTGTCCTTATCCTTACgtccttgttgctgttgctgttgatgtCCTGGCATGTCGAGCAGCACAAGTTGAAAACTTTTAATGCCAGCGAAGTGTGTGTCTGCTTTACTCTGTCATTTTAACACGCTGCTGCaagctgctgatgatgatgatgatgatgaaaatTGTTATATAATTGAAAGCGTAAATGAGCACTGTGGCGTTGAAGGGGGACATCCGAGGGGGGCTTCGTCCTGCGACAGCAGGGCGTATGATTGATTGATTACTGTTCGTTCGGTTTTGTTTCGGGGCTCAGGTTAAGCCAAATCTGTCAGCAGAACATTTTCGGTTTTCGCCTGCCATTAGGGCTGGTGCAAATTGTTCATCCAATTATATTCCATTTTCCTTTGTtcgatttatgcaaatttcccaCCGCACCAGCATTAGCACTTATTAACAATTCACAAATATCTGGTAAATTACTTCAATTATTTTAGAATTCACCTTAAAACACTAGcacatttaatttcaaaaatgtggcaTATGTAAAGCAAATTATTGCTGGCTACAATACAGTTAGTTGTAAATTGATTTGGCCTACAAATTGTTTTAATCTTTGTTTCTTTAATTACTTTTTCgaaaactaattgaaaaattcgAAATAATAGCTGAGTATAGTAGTTGAATTTTCGACATTTTCATAGTTCAATTTCCTACCGAAGGGCAATAAACAATGCGATTCATCACTTACCGTGCACGCTGGCTGTTTGGTAGGCCGGAGGCGGTGGCAAAGTGATGGCCTCCAGGGTGGAAGTGGATGCCTCGGATGCTGTCACGAGATTCACGGCTGTTGCATCCTGAAGTCCAGAAGCCAACACTCGATGCTTCCCGGATGCGGGTTGCAAGTGTATCGTGTGGTACTTGACCAGCGGCTGGGAACCGAGGGTAGTGTTTCCCAGTGCATTGCCATTCGGATTCTGGGTTGGGTGGGCTTGGTTGTGGGCGGGACTGCCCGGGgcggagggggcgtggccgaaCGGAAAGTAGATCGTTGCTGTCGCGGGCGCATAACAATTTGGCGGCACTGTGAGCGGCATTCGCAGCATGCTGCTGGGCACAGCCACGAAGttctgttgcagttgctgctgctgctgctgcagctgcatctgATGATGTTGTCGCGGGAGTGTTGCTGTCGataattgctgctgctgctgcagttgttgctgttgcggtgCGTATTTCAGCAGCGCACTGCCCGATGTCGTTGTCATTAGCATGACATccggctgctgcggctgctgctgctgctgctggtagaagTGCTGCTGCGGATTCAAGTTGCGCAACAATTGACAGGCATCTGCTGACCGCACGGAACAAAAGGAGAAACAGACGTGTTCAAGATGATTAACGACTTGCAATTGTGCTGACAATACAATTAGCATCCGAACAATGCGGCCGACACTCACCTCCTTCCTTTTTGTCTGGCGGCAGCTTTCCCTTTTGGCCATACTCCAAGCAGTCATTTAAGCTCGTCTCACTGTTAGCCGCATCGTACTGGCAGCCCTTGCAATTGGCCTGCGGATGGAAAAGAAGACATTtacttgaaattaatttgcaattcCAATCGATATCCAATCTGAATGTCCAGAGGACTGAGACCAACAATAAAGTTCAACTTGAGAGTTCAATTTAGTGGAATCATTTTAAACATCTTTGGTAAAATTGACTTAAATCactagtgttttttttttttacctaaGGCTACATGAAACAATTGTATTCCATTTGAAATCGATCAATTGCTCACTGTGCACTTAAAAGATAATGCCGAATAATTATCTCCCTGGTTCCGGGGATGTCCTGTGTCCACACTGCGGCTATTTGACATGATGGAGGCAATGCCAATAAGGCACGTTATCTACAGGCGCAAGGACATGCCTTTCTTAAGCCGGAAACTGATGTCATCATCTCCGTGGTCCCTTGTCCTCAAAAGCTGTTTGCGGCCAAACGCCTAGCATCTCGTGTGCTTTGCGGTTCTGCGGCATCATCATCAAATGCCAGGCGAATCTAATGGACACACACGCAAACAACCGATGGAAATGAGGGAAATATGTGAAATGTCTCCCTGCTAGTCTTGCGGTTTGGGCCCGGAAAACCCATTTCCATCCCCCGAATTGGGATCAAGCCCATACCGAAAAACCGTTACGGCAGCATGCGTCATGATAATTGCAAGAACGATGGCAAAGGCCAAAAGAGCAAAAGACCAAAAGCCGAAATGGCAGCAGTCAACACGATGGCGATAATAATTCAACCGATGACTGCACATCCCCAGAGCCAACCGCAATCTGCTGGCAGTCTTATCAATTGCCAGACGCATCCTTGTGCTGCCCCAAAGCCCAAAAGTCCACTTGGCCGGCCTCGTGACGTCCTGCCAGATTGGATTGTGCCCTAATGAGTTGTTGAACGCAACATGGAGACGGAAAACAAGCCGTCTCCATattggcaaatgcaaaaatccTGTTCAACAAGTCGCTGGCCTGGGAAACTAGCAATCGTGAAAGGAATGCCATGCCTGAGTGGCTGGAAACACGGCAAGTAGATTACCACTCGAACATGGAGGATGCGGaaagttttcaatttctaGCACCGAAATCCTACAGCTTCAATGGCGTGGCACCTGCCACGTTAGCTGGAGCTGGtgctggagctgcagctgcagctgggGACTGCAGCTTaaactggagctggagctcccggccaaatcaaatcaattagGGCCAAAAGTGGCGGAAATGAGAAGTTATTGCATGCCTCCAGTGTAATTGTTGAGTGGCGGGTAAACTTTTTCCCCAGCCGCATTAAAGTGGCTCGCACTCATTTCAATTTACCTGGCACGAAACCCGGCCACTTGGCcgggaaaaattaaatttatgccGCCGCCATTTGACCCGGCTCAAACTGCAAACTAAAGTTTGCGACCAAGTTTAAAGTGTCGAAAGGGGGTTCTTGTTTCTTGCTTAAAGATTCAACTTTCGAGCTTGACGGGCAAACTTTGGCGGCGAGTTCATTAAAAGTGTCGAGTTGGGTGCGCGTCCGCaagtaaatgttaatttatgaaatacattttttgtttgtttgccgctCCGCCAGATGACAAACAGGCCATCGAAGTTGGCGTGGCCACCGCAAaatcacttatttatttattgaaccCTGCCATTCGCTTTCGTTTTTCCCGCTCAGCCATAAATTgccaattaaacaaaaatttgtgcaagcaaaacaaacaacggCGCGGACAAATGAGTGGCCACAATTGAAAAAGGCTGTGAATGCAAACAGAGCGAATCAGTTTTTGTGCCTTAAAGCTTTAAAGTTGAATATTTAGCCCGGAATGGGAAAAAGAGTGAGCCGTACATGGAAAATCCGTAACTGGGACTTCCGAAAGCAGAAATGTCATTACGAAAGGCCAGCAAATCACTTACAAAACTTATGCACGAATGCACAGGAcacgcaaacaaacaaatacagttggcgcaaaaaaaaaggactgCGCAACCTAGTCAGAGTTTTGATATcctaaaaaattatttataatgtaTACAACCGTGGCTCCGTTTGCTGAGCAAATAAAAACGCAATAAACCAGGAAAAACGTGAAACCAAACCCAAAACCGTCTGCAGTGGGAAAACCTAGAATGTataacgaaaaacaaaaaggcaaacGGGAAAGTTCTTTGTTGTTTTGCCCAAATCAATTACAAACTTTCAGTTTGCGTTAATAGAAATCCGGACCGGCTTGGAGATCCACTTAAAAGGCTTCTGCTGTCGTAATTAAAAGCCGTAATTTGAGACCCCAGTGCAGTCTGATCTGCGAAAAATGGGTTGAATTCCATTGAGGAAAGCAAATCGCCGGACAATCGAAGATTCCCATCACATCCTGACTTGCCAGCCTTCCATTTCCATACATAAGCGACCAGGGATTCAGGTTTTCCGCTGGCCAAAAACGAAACTGTCTTAGTTGCCGGGGAAAAACTTTCGTGATGGGGTGGGAAAAACTACGAGCGAAACACTTAGTGAGTAGTGGGAAAAGTTCATGCGTAAAACAGCGGAGTAGCCAGCGAAACTTTTCCATGGGAACTTTGGACACGCAGAACAATGTCGAAAGTTTACTTTAAATCGGAATGCACAGCAATACACTTTGGActccttttccttttgggttactcggcagcaacagttgctgcTGGTAGAATAAAGTGAGTAAGTTGTCCCTTCAACCATCGAATTAAGATCCATAAAAATGTTCTCGACTTGCAGTCAGTCGATGGAGTGACTGTGGATGCAGCTGCTGTTCTAGGGTAAACAATATCAATCATACGCCACGGCTGCTGGCAGAAATGTGAAGTGTGGGGAATGGAAGGAAGCCTTTGGGAAATCAATCTGACGGTTATTTCGTACCCTTAAGTATATGTGTTTAAAGGAACCCGATATAAATCGGAGCTTTTTTTCTTTAACATGGACCCAGAACGTTGAATTTGGTATTAATGTCTTCTAGTCAGCGCCATTACAAATAGCTAGCGGCTATTGCGTTGCACTCTCTGATGAACTGCATCTGGTGCCCTCACTAAAATAATATCAATCATGCGCCGTGGTGGCCTTACCATTCGCCGCTTGGACCTCTTGTCCGTGTCCTTTTCCCTCGAGTTGGCCGCACTGCTGGCAGATGGCGTCGATGTGCCTGGTGTGGACTTTCTTCTGTGCTCCTGGTGCCTCTGCAGCTGGCAGCACAGTCGCACGTAGGTGCACTGCAGGCCATCGGCGAGCAGGGCTCCCAAGCTGGACAGGCACATCAGCATGAGGGGCACGCCCACCAGGGCGTAGAAGATGGTCGCCAGCTTCCCGGCGGCGGTGCGCGGCGTCAGGCTGCCGTGACCTGCAAGGATCGGAATGATATATCTGGTTTAGAACTTAAGCATGGCAAGCACGAACAGGCTAATATAAATGCATGCACTTTTAATCGGATGGGTGAGGACAAGTGGAGAAATGGGTGCGGGTCCTTCTGGAAACTTAATCTGTGGTGAAATGGCGCTGCAGCATATGGAATTACTTTCCACGAGTAGAAAGTGCAGGAAGTTTGTGTTTAATGGGTCACAACTTAAGCTGTCTAGTTATCTGTGTCTACTTATAAAATCACATTGCAAATACGTACATAGTTTATACAGCAATAACCCACAAGGACTGAGTAGGTAATATAAGAAGCACCTCTtagcaataataattttctatCATATTGAACTAATTATTGCTCAGCTGTGTACGTT
The sequence above is drawn from the Drosophila melanogaster chromosome 2R genome and encodes:
- the CG1688 gene encoding uncharacterized protein, coding for MSDVEQAIKAKQPQPSQLDCSIDDETDATEFGGLGGVGGAGCGSEMGAKTTASLTAKPRSSLRRCCGHLLKLLFSTPGLVLLVIGYSVLGGLLFPLLEAPQDISKSAAIAKSREDCLRELWIITEKLNVLYERNWTMLVHEQLRRFEGSIVAATRQGSAGSSGGGGAGLFHEGSASALGHFGYDAGDSQSWSFSEALLYSVTVITTIGHGSLTPRTAAGKLATIFYALVGVPLMLMCLSSLGALLADGLQCTYVRLCCQLQRHQEHRRKSTPGTSTPSASSAANSREKDTDKRSKRRMANCKGCQYDAANSETSLNDCLEYGQKGKLPPDKKEGDACQLLRNLNPQQHFYQQQQQQPQQPDVMLMTTTSGSALLKYAPQQQQLQQQQQLSTATLPRQHHQMQLQQQQQQLQQNFVAVPSSMLRMPLTVPPNCYAPATATIYFPFGHAPSAPGSPAHNQAHPTQNPNGNALGNTTLGSQPLVKYHTIHLQPASGKHRVLASGLQDATAVNLVTASEASTSTLEAITLPPPPAYQTASVHAVRRAKFVAKPLPQEINALMDCGTGSPDLSGRHDLLPPPHSGSPATGTAASPLLTYTAAATSPQLSAGIKGGSGPAPTAGAPMLVSGAGRGAAALTDNGFMAAGVCGMGAAAAPLPVTSMGAATTTASSAASTLSALLSANSTGNVDIMEDEDEQERERLSNCPHGTPSRVPLIASPLSVPQDSGENTTRNTAFNRHTLQPLSRKTLLLTRRCHRHASGTLYDSTANNTETSDDEEYMQHGSEQFVLKKLRYHCDGKDCREAEDSEEEDEKADGRQVPISLVLLILASYICVGTVIFALWENWSLVDGAYFCFVTLSTIGYGDFVPARSFNGPELQLYACCAYLLLGLVLVAMSFSILETQLMWKCKRIAVRLKLARADG